Proteins from a genomic interval of Syntrophus gentianae:
- a CDS encoding metal-dependent transcriptional regulator, with the protein MTLTDTLTASLEDYLEAISQIISEKQAVRPKDIARRLMVSNASVTGALRSLADKELINYSPYDVITLTSAGKTVAEDVIRRHEVLRDFFVKVLAIEEGNADKAACQMEHSIPRDILERFIQFAEFIEVCPRGGSKWIAGFSYHCDQGDTAENCEKCISVTLEETRKRKRKGVQKTMKMLSLRDLKPGQKGKVRKIKARGATSMRMVEMGVTPGAVVEVERIAPLGDPIDIKVKGYHLSLRKEEAGGVEIETL; encoded by the coding sequence ATGACGTTGACCGATACCCTGACTGCCAGTCTGGAAGATTATCTGGAAGCGATCTCACAAATCATCTCGGAGAAACAGGCGGTGCGGCCGAAGGACATCGCCAGGCGCCTCATGGTAAGCAATGCGTCGGTAACCGGCGCCCTTCGTTCCCTTGCCGATAAGGAACTGATCAATTACAGCCCCTATGACGTGATTACCCTTACTTCAGCCGGGAAGACCGTTGCCGAAGATGTGATCCGCCGCCATGAAGTCCTCCGTGATTTTTTCGTCAAGGTCCTTGCGATTGAAGAGGGTAATGCCGACAAGGCGGCTTGCCAGATGGAACATTCCATTCCCAGGGACATCCTGGAGCGGTTCATCCAGTTTGCCGAGTTCATCGAGGTCTGTCCCAGAGGCGGTTCCAAGTGGATTGCAGGGTTCAGTTATCACTGCGATCAAGGCGACACGGCGGAGAATTGCGAGAAATGCATCTCCGTGACCCTTGAGGAAACAAGGAAACGGAAACGAAAAGGAGTTCAGAAAACAATGAAGATGTTGAGCCTGAGGGATTTGAAGCCGGGTCAAAAGGGCAAGGTAAGGAAAATCAAGGCCCGGGGAGCAACGAGCATGCGGATGGTCGAGATGGGGGTTACTCCCGGGGCTGTTGTTGAAGTGGAGCGGATTGCCCCGCTGGGCGATCCGATTGATATCAAGGTGAAGGGCTATCATCTTTCCCTGCGGAAAGAGGAGGCCGGGGGGGTCGAGATTGAAACGCTGTAG
- a CDS encoding FeoA family protein, with protein MPLTIVQPGRCVRLVAVEAGQGLQGQLTAMGLVPGAEIQILQNSPRGPFLIVVKGSRIMLGRDMAGKIVVE; from the coding sequence ATGCCGTTGACGATTGTACAGCCGGGAAGATGTGTGCGGCTCGTAGCCGTGGAGGCCGGTCAGGGACTTCAGGGCCAATTGACCGCCATGGGGCTGGTTCCGGGTGCGGAGATACAGATCCTCCAGAATTCCCCTCGGGGACCGTTTCTGATTGTGGTCAAGGGGAGCCGGATCATGCTGGGAAGGGACATGGCCGGGAAGATCGTCGTGGAGTAA
- the feoB gene encoding ferrous iron transport protein B, with amino-acid sequence MKSRIVVALAGNPNSGKTTIFNALTGARQSVGNYPGVTVERKEGLRRHGDTELKIVDLPGTYSLTAYSAEERVARNFIVDEMPDVVVDILDASNLERNLYLAVQFMELGVPLVLAFNMSDMAKAQGYEFDLEKFSRFFGARIVSTMGSKGMGMNELLDAVVLTAANREAENEGTEKRRTPAIHYGREIEEEIAKIEPLVRKHVSLNGKYDARWLALKLLENDREIQSSVVSPEVHTQVEKSTVQIEKMLGEQPETAIAGQRYGFISGVCQEAARSTIEIRHSLSDRIDAVVTNRVLGIPIFLGLMYLVFHLTFTLGEPPMGWIESLFDWLGGAVASWWPEGSESLLKSLLVDGVIGGVGGVVVFLPNILLLFLAIAIIEDSGYMARAAFIMDQLMHKIGLHGKSFIPMLIGFGCSVPAILATRTLDNRRDRLTTMLVIPLMSCGARLPIYALIIPAFFPSAWHGPMLWIIYVIGILLAVAGAKLLRATILKGESVPFVMELPPYRMPTFKSILIHMWERGWLYLKKAGTVILGISILLWALTTFPGLSDDESARFRTARQVVQGENIGEEEKAEKLAVLNNAEKEAALRGSVAGRVGHALEPLLKPMGFDWKIGTALIGAFAAKEVFVAQMGIVYAIGEADEESETLRDKLKSNYSPLVGFCIMLFCLVSAPCMATIAITRRESNSWRWALLQLGGLTLLAYVLTALVFQIGRLLGIGIG; translated from the coding sequence ATGAAATCCAGGATAGTCGTTGCCCTTGCGGGCAACCCGAATTCCGGTAAGACAACCATCTTCAATGCGCTGACCGGTGCCCGCCAAAGTGTCGGGAATTACCCCGGTGTGACGGTGGAGCGCAAGGAAGGCCTTCGCCGTCATGGCGATACTGAACTGAAGATTGTCGATCTGCCGGGAACATACAGTCTGACCGCTTATTCGGCAGAGGAACGAGTGGCCAGAAATTTCATTGTCGATGAAATGCCTGATGTCGTCGTGGACATCCTCGATGCCTCAAATCTGGAGAGGAATCTCTACCTTGCCGTCCAGTTTATGGAACTCGGCGTGCCCCTTGTCCTGGCCTTCAACATGAGCGATATGGCCAAGGCGCAGGGATACGAATTCGATCTCGAGAAATTTTCCCGGTTCTTCGGCGCCCGGATCGTTTCGACCATGGGAAGCAAGGGGATGGGGATGAATGAGCTTCTGGACGCCGTTGTTCTGACTGCAGCCAATAGGGAGGCGGAGAATGAAGGAACGGAGAAAAGACGGACTCCGGCGATCCATTACGGGAGGGAGATCGAGGAGGAGATCGCCAAAATTGAGCCCCTTGTCAGGAAGCATGTTTCTCTCAACGGGAAATACGACGCGCGCTGGCTGGCGCTGAAGCTTCTGGAAAATGACAGGGAAATCCAATCATCGGTCGTATCTCCCGAAGTTCATACCCAGGTCGAGAAAAGCACAGTGCAGATCGAAAAGATGCTCGGGGAACAGCCGGAGACGGCCATCGCCGGCCAAAGGTATGGATTTATCTCCGGGGTCTGCCAGGAAGCGGCGCGCTCCACCATCGAGATCCGTCATTCGCTGTCGGATCGAATCGACGCCGTCGTCACGAACCGCGTTCTCGGCATCCCGATTTTTCTGGGGTTGATGTATCTCGTTTTCCACCTCACCTTCACCCTGGGAGAGCCGCCCATGGGATGGATTGAATCCCTCTTCGACTGGCTGGGGGGGGCCGTTGCAAGTTGGTGGCCGGAAGGTTCGGAAAGTCTCTTGAAGTCCCTCCTGGTGGACGGCGTCATCGGTGGTGTCGGCGGGGTTGTCGTGTTCCTGCCGAATATTCTGCTGCTCTTTCTGGCCATCGCGATTATCGAGGATTCCGGCTACATGGCCCGGGCGGCCTTCATCATGGACCAGCTGATGCACAAGATCGGTCTGCACGGAAAGAGTTTTATCCCGATGCTCATCGGTTTCGGCTGCTCCGTACCGGCGATTCTGGCCACCCGTACTCTGGATAACCGGCGGGACAGACTGACGACGATGCTGGTCATCCCGCTCATGAGCTGCGGCGCCCGGCTGCCGATCTACGCGCTCATCATTCCGGCTTTCTTTCCCTCGGCGTGGCACGGCCCCATGCTCTGGATCATCTACGTCATCGGTATTCTCCTTGCCGTCGCCGGTGCGAAGCTCCTGCGCGCCACAATCCTCAAGGGGGAGTCGGTTCCCTTTGTGATGGAGCTGCCGCCCTACCGGATGCCGACGTTCAAGAGCATCCTGATCCACATGTGGGAACGGGGGTGGCTCTATCTGAAGAAGGCCGGAACGGTCATCCTGGGCATCTCCATTCTGTTATGGGCATTGACAACCTTCCCCGGCTTGTCCGATGACGAGTCCGCAAGGTTTCGGACTGCGCGTCAGGTCGTCCAAGGAGAAAATATCGGGGAAGAAGAAAAGGCGGAGAAACTCGCCGTTCTTAACAATGCCGAGAAGGAGGCGGCGCTTCGGGGCAGCGTTGCCGGACGCGTAGGGCATGCCCTGGAGCCTCTTCTGAAGCCCATGGGCTTCGACTGGAAAATCGGTACGGCGCTCATCGGGGCATTTGCCGCGAAAGAGGTCTTCGTCGCCCAGATGGGCATTGTTTACGCCATCGGGGAAGCGGATGAAGAATCCGAAACACTGCGGGACAAACTCAAAAGCAACTATTCCCCGCTGGTCGGTTTCTGCATCATGCTCTTCTGTCTCGTCAGTGCGCCATGCATGGCGACCATCGCCATAACCAGGCGGGAAAGCAACTCCTGGCGGTGGGCGCTGCTCCAGCTCGGGGGACTTACGCTGCTGGCCTATGTACTGACGGCTCTCGTCTTTCAAATCGGCAGGCTCCTGGGCATCGGGATCGGGTAG
- a CDS encoding FeoB-associated Cys-rich membrane protein, whose amino-acid sequence MILVTGLIAVAAVWIGISFYKNVTGRNDGCGCTGGCQGCACKPFAEPHSKQDGGK is encoded by the coding sequence ATGATTCTTGTAACTGGCTTAATCGCTGTTGCCGCTGTGTGGATCGGGATATCTTTTTATAAAAACGTAACGGGCAGAAATGACGGATGCGGCTGCACCGGCGGCTGTCAGGGCTGCGCATGCAAACCTTTTGCGGAACCGCATTCAAAACAGGATGGCGGAAAATGA
- a CDS encoding carbohydrate porin: MKRFVILMISGFVLLLAATAVFAEESTISREEINALREKLERLEKAFEQQAATDSKKEEEKRWYEKIEIAGGATAVVQGSAGAKKRHSRKGNVTDGTISFDLEASLPVAQSGKFYFLTEAGTGNGIDGDLPTLSGFNDTANEEDNLSLSEVWYEHAWYKERLRFRAGKIDLTTDFDTNAAANCEKTQFLSGGFVNNLAVEFPDDNGIGAMVWFSPRDDLGFGLGFADADGDGDSMFDDVFSIAELDFKPKIGGRQGNYRLYGWLNNKDHADLMDPDKTGEKNYGVGLSVDQEITELLTLFARYGWQRGSVSQIEHAWSAGLQCSGKFYGRQDDAMGLAYGMAIIGDDWEETDRDNGIRSGNEHHVELYYNLKVHDHLSISPDIQWVKNANGDADNKDLWAFGLRARLAF; this comes from the coding sequence ATGAAACGCTTTGTAATATTGATGATTTCGGGATTTGTCCTCCTGCTGGCCGCAACAGCCGTCTTTGCTGAAGAATCCACGATTTCGCGGGAGGAGATCAATGCCCTGAGGGAAAAACTCGAACGTTTGGAGAAAGCTTTCGAGCAACAGGCGGCAACGGATTCAAAAAAGGAGGAAGAAAAGCGCTGGTACGAAAAGATCGAGATCGCCGGAGGAGCGACGGCTGTGGTTCAGGGTTCCGCCGGGGCAAAGAAGCGACATAGTCGTAAAGGAAACGTAACCGATGGCACGATATCCTTCGATCTGGAAGCGTCTCTACCGGTTGCCCAGTCCGGCAAGTTCTACTTCCTGACCGAGGCGGGAACGGGAAACGGCATCGATGGCGATCTCCCGACGCTGTCGGGTTTCAATGATACGGCAAATGAAGAGGACAACCTCAGTCTTTCGGAAGTATGGTATGAACATGCCTGGTACAAAGAACGTCTGCGCTTTCGCGCCGGCAAGATCGATCTGACAACGGACTTCGATACGAATGCCGCTGCCAACTGCGAGAAGACGCAGTTCCTATCCGGCGGATTCGTGAACAACCTGGCCGTGGAATTTCCCGATGACAACGGCATCGGGGCGATGGTCTGGTTCTCCCCCCGGGATGACCTGGGGTTCGGGTTGGGATTTGCCGATGCGGATGGCGATGGGGACAGCATGTTCGATGATGTTTTTTCCATCGCAGAACTGGATTTCAAGCCGAAGATCGGCGGGCGTCAGGGTAATTACCGGCTCTATGGCTGGCTCAACAACAAGGATCATGCCGACCTGATGGACCCGGACAAGACCGGGGAGAAGAATTACGGGGTCGGTTTGTCCGTAGACCAGGAGATTACCGAACTGTTGACTCTGTTTGCCCGGTATGGATGGCAGCGCGGCAGTGTCTCACAGATCGAACATGCCTGGAGCGCGGGGTTGCAGTGCTCAGGGAAATTCTATGGCCGGCAGGATGATGCCATGGGCCTGGCGTACGGCATGGCCATCATCGGTGACGACTGGGAAGAAACAGACCGGGACAACGGTATCCGCTCCGGGAACGAGCATCACGTGGAACTCTATTACAATCTGAAGGTTCACGACCATCTCAGCATTTCCCCCGACATCCAGTGGGTGAAGAATGCAAACGGCGACGCGGACAACAAGGACCTTTGGGCCTTCGGCTTGCGGGCGCGCCTGGCTTTTTGA